Proteins co-encoded in one Bacillus sp. FSL H8-0547 genomic window:
- the prmA gene encoding 50S ribosomal protein L11 methyltransferase: MKWSELSIHTTQEAVEPISNILHEAGASGVVIEDQMDLLKERESVYGEIYHLNSDDYPDEGVIIKAYLPVNSFLGETVEEIKEAVNNLLIHDIDLGKNDISISEVNEEEWATAWKKYYHPVKISERFTIVPTWETYTPVHSDELIIELDPGMAFGTGTHPTTVLCIQALERSVKENDTVVDVGTGSGVLSIASAMLGAKHVQAMDLDPVAVDAARLNTKLNKVHQTVTVTQNNLLNGVEGPVDVVVANILAEVILRFADDANHILKQGGLFITSGIILNKKAEVRNGLIEAGFEIEETVVMEDWVAFIARKK; encoded by the coding sequence ATGAAATGGTCTGAGTTAAGTATTCATACAACACAGGAAGCGGTTGAGCCGATTTCCAATATCCTGCATGAGGCGGGAGCTAGCGGAGTCGTAATTGAAGATCAGATGGATCTGTTAAAAGAGCGCGAAAGTGTGTATGGAGAAATCTACCACCTCAATTCTGATGATTATCCTGATGAAGGTGTTATTATTAAAGCATATCTTCCAGTAAACAGTTTTCTCGGGGAAACGGTGGAAGAAATTAAAGAAGCTGTGAACAATCTGCTTATTCATGACATTGATTTAGGGAAGAATGATATATCAATCAGTGAAGTGAATGAGGAAGAATGGGCTACAGCATGGAAGAAGTACTACCACCCTGTGAAAATTTCAGAGCGGTTCACGATTGTTCCAACATGGGAAACCTATACTCCTGTCCATTCGGATGAACTCATTATCGAGCTTGATCCCGGAATGGCCTTCGGTACAGGAACGCATCCGACGACCGTTTTATGCATTCAGGCGCTTGAACGCTCTGTAAAAGAAAATGACACGGTTGTCGATGTAGGTACCGGTTCAGGCGTTCTAAGCATTGCATCAGCAATGCTTGGGGCAAAACATGTACAGGCAATGGATCTTGATCCGGTTGCAGTTGATGCGGCGCGGCTTAATACGAAACTCAACAAAGTGCATCAGACAGTCACGGTTACACAGAACAACCTTCTAAACGGTGTCGAAGGACCGGTTGATGTAGTTGTTGCGAATATTTTGGCTGAAGTCATTCTGCGATTTGCAGATGACGCCAATCATATCCTGAAGCAGGGCGGTTTATTCATTACTTCAGGCATTATTCTCAATAAAAAGGCAGAAGTCAGGAACGGTCTGATTGAAGCCGGGTTTGAGATTGAGGAAACAGTGGTCATGGAAGACTGGGTGGCCTTTATCGCCAGAAAAAAATAA
- the grpE gene encoding nucleotide exchange factor GrpE: protein MTNEAKESLKENQAAGQEETVISQEEEAAEAQAGQEEAVQEQGSDELSEAKAKIEELEAKLSDTENRMYRLQADLDNFRRRARLDMESAQKYRSQNLITDILPALDNFERALKIDTDDEKTQSLLQGMDMVYRQLIQALQNEGAEAIQAEGQPFDPHLHQAVMQVEDENFEAGTVIEEFQKGYKLKDRIIRPAMVKVNQ from the coding sequence TTGACTAACGAAGCAAAAGAAAGCTTAAAAGAAAATCAGGCAGCCGGGCAGGAAGAAACAGTGATCAGCCAGGAAGAAGAGGCAGCTGAAGCTCAGGCCGGCCAGGAGGAAGCTGTTCAGGAGCAGGGTTCTGACGAGTTATCTGAAGCGAAAGCGAAAATCGAAGAGCTTGAAGCAAAGCTCAGCGATACAGAAAACCGCATGTACCGTCTTCAGGCGGATTTAGATAACTTCAGAAGACGTGCCCGCCTTGATATGGAATCTGCTCAAAAGTATCGTTCTCAAAATCTCATTACCGACATTCTGCCAGCTCTTGATAATTTTGAAAGAGCGTTAAAAATAGATACAGATGACGAAAAAACACAGTCTCTGCTGCAAGGCATGGATATGGTATACCGCCAGCTGATCCAGGCACTTCAAAACGAAGGCGCTGAAGCCATTCAGGCAGAAGGCCAGCCGTTTGACCCGCATCTTCACCAGGCTGTCATGCAAGTGGAAGATGAGAATTTTGAAGCGGGAACGGTTATTGAAGAGTTCCAAAAAGGGTATAAGCTAAAAGACCGCATTATCAGACCAGCAATGGTGAAAGTGAATCAATAA
- a CDS encoding 16S rRNA (uracil(1498)-N(3))-methyltransferase gives MQRYFIEEKKENSSSRITITGDDVHHISRVMRMKPGNEIVCCTADGFSALCEIAELHEDAVVCSVREWQDADNELPVKVTIASGLPKGDKLEWIFQKGTELGASSFIPFNAARSVVKLDAKKAGKKADRWRKIVKEASEQSYRNVIPDVSEPQSFKELLRLSESYDYKIAAYEESAKTGEMSNLAKVLQSCSPGQSVLAVFGPEGGLTKEETEQLAAAGFNLCGLGPRILRTETAPLYLLSAVSYHFELSR, from the coding sequence GTGCAGCGTTATTTTATTGAGGAAAAAAAAGAAAACAGTTCATCCAGAATAACAATCACGGGAGACGATGTTCATCACATCTCCCGTGTTATGCGTATGAAGCCAGGCAATGAAATTGTATGCTGTACAGCAGACGGGTTTTCTGCGCTGTGTGAAATCGCAGAGCTCCACGAGGATGCGGTTGTATGTTCTGTTCGGGAATGGCAGGATGCGGACAATGAACTGCCTGTGAAGGTCACGATTGCGAGCGGGCTGCCTAAAGGGGATAAGCTCGAGTGGATTTTTCAAAAAGGCACTGAGCTTGGTGCTTCTTCGTTTATCCCTTTTAATGCTGCCCGTTCCGTTGTTAAACTTGATGCAAAAAAAGCAGGCAAGAAAGCGGACCGCTGGAGAAAAATCGTGAAAGAAGCTTCAGAGCAATCGTACAGAAATGTGATTCCCGATGTTTCTGAGCCTCAAAGTTTTAAAGAACTTTTAAGACTTTCAGAGTCTTATGATTATAAAATTGCCGCTTACGAGGAATCAGCCAAAACAGGCGAGATGTCGAACCTTGCGAAGGTGCTGCAGTCTTGCAGTCCGGGCCAGTCGGTTCTTGCTGTGTTCGGACCTGAAGGCGGCCTGACGAAAGAAGAAACAGAGCAGCTGGCAGCCGCAGGATTTAACCTTTGCGGACTTGGGCCAAGAATTTTAAGGACGGAAACGGCTCCTCTATACCTTTTGTCTGCTGTTTCCTATCATTTTGAATTATCGAGGTGA
- the mtaB gene encoding tRNA (N(6)-L-threonylcarbamoyladenosine(37)-C(2))-methylthiotransferase MtaB: protein MPTVAFHTLGCKVNHYETEAIWQLFKESGYERSDFESKADVYVINTCTVTNTGDKKSRQVIRRAIRKNPDGVICVTGCYAQTSPAEIMAIPGVDIVVGTSDRIKMLDYIEQFKKERQPINGVSNIMKARVYEELDVPAFTDRTRASLKIQEGCNNFCTFCIIPWARGLMRSRDPEEVINQAQQLVDAGYKEIVLTGIHTGGYGEDMKDYNFAMLLRDLDARVKGLKRIRISSIEASQITDEVIEVLDQSDKIVRHLHIPIQSASNTVLKRMRRKYTMEFFAERLTRLKQALPGLAVTSDVIVGFPGETEEEFKETYNFIKEHKFSELHVFPYSKRTGTPAARMEDQVDEEIKNERVHQLIALSDQLAKEYASDYEGEVLEVIPEEEYKESPESGLYVGYTDNYLKVVFPASEEMVGKIVKVKITKAGYPYSEGQFVRVMDEDTTAEAVRQIS from the coding sequence ATGCCAACAGTAGCTTTTCATACACTTGGCTGTAAAGTAAATCATTACGAAACAGAAGCGATCTGGCAGCTGTTCAAAGAATCAGGCTATGAGCGGTCTGATTTTGAAAGCAAAGCAGACGTATATGTTATTAATACATGCACCGTTACAAATACGGGCGATAAAAAAAGCCGGCAGGTCATCCGCCGCGCCATCAGAAAAAATCCGGACGGCGTCATCTGTGTAACCGGCTGTTATGCACAAACTTCTCCTGCTGAAATTATGGCAATTCCGGGAGTCGATATTGTAGTTGGAACATCCGACCGCATTAAAATGCTTGATTATATCGAGCAGTTCAAAAAAGAAAGACAGCCAATCAACGGTGTCAGCAACATCATGAAGGCGCGCGTCTATGAAGAACTGGACGTTCCGGCCTTCACAGACCGCACGCGTGCTTCCCTTAAGATCCAGGAAGGCTGCAATAACTTCTGCACATTCTGCATTATTCCATGGGCACGCGGACTTATGCGTTCACGTGACCCGGAGGAAGTCATCAATCAGGCTCAGCAGCTTGTTGATGCAGGATACAAAGAAATTGTTCTGACCGGCATTCACACAGGCGGATACGGCGAAGATATGAAAGATTACAACTTCGCGATGCTTCTACGCGATCTTGACGCACGGGTTAAAGGACTGAAACGCATCCGTATTTCATCTATTGAAGCAAGCCAAATTACGGACGAAGTGATTGAAGTACTGGATCAGTCGGACAAAATTGTCCGTCATTTGCACATTCCTATTCAATCCGCTTCGAACACAGTGCTGAAAAGAATGAGACGAAAGTACACAATGGAATTTTTCGCAGAGCGTCTGACTCGCCTGAAACAAGCGCTGCCGGGCCTTGCGGTTACATCTGACGTCATTGTTGGTTTCCCTGGCGAAACAGAAGAAGAATTCAAGGAAACCTACAACTTTATTAAAGAGCACAAATTTTCCGAGCTTCACGTATTCCCGTACTCGAAACGTACCGGAACACCTGCTGCAAGAATGGAAGATCAGGTGGACGAGGAGATTAAAAACGAACGCGTTCATCAGCTTATTGCGCTGTCTGACCAGCTTGCAAAAGAATATGCTTCAGATTACGAAGGAGAGGTTCTTGAGGTTATTCCTGAAGAAGAGTACAAAGAATCTCCTGAGAGCGGCCTTTATGTAGGATATACTGACAATTATCTGAAAGTCGTATTCCCGGCTTCTGAAGAAATGGTTGGCAAAATAGTAAAAGTAAAAATCACAAAAGCAGGCTATCCGTACTCAGAAGGACAATTCGTCCGTGTCATGGACGAAGACACCACAGCTGAAGCGGTCCGCCAGATTTCATAA
- the dnaK gene encoding molecular chaperone DnaK, with the protein MGKIIGIDLGTTNSCVAVLEGGEPKVIPNAEGNRTTPSVVAFKNGERQVGEVAKRQSITNPNTIMSIKRHMGTDYKVEVEGKENTPQQISAIILQHLKAYAEDYLGEPVTKAVITVPAYFNDAERQATKDAGKIAGLEVERIINEPTAAALAYGLDKTDQDQTILVYDLGGGTFDVSVLELGDGVFEVRSTAGDNRLGGDDFDQVIIDYLAAEFKKENGIDLSKDKMALQRLKDAAEKAKKDLSGVSSTQISLPFITAGEAGPLHLEVTLSRAKFEELSSNLVERTMGPVRQALKDAGLSKSEIDKVILVGGSTRIPAVVEAIKKELGQEPSKGVNPDEVVALGAAIQGGVITGDVKDVVLLDVTPLSLGIETMGGVFTKLIERNTTIPTSKSQVFSTAADSQTAVDIHVLQGERPMSADNKTLGRFQLTDIPPAPRGVPQIEVSFDIDKNGIVNVRAKDLGTNKEQAITIKSSTGLSDDEIERMVKEAEENAEADKLRKEEVELRNEADQLVFSTEKTLKDLEGKVDEAEVAKANEAKDALKAAIEKNELEEIKAKKDELQEIVQQLSMKLYEEAAKQQQGAEGAQGASNQDDNVVDAEYEEVNDDKK; encoded by the coding sequence ATGGGGAAAATTATCGGCATCGATTTAGGTACTACAAACTCATGTGTCGCTGTATTAGAAGGCGGCGAACCTAAGGTTATTCCAAACGCAGAAGGCAACCGCACGACTCCTTCAGTCGTTGCATTCAAAAACGGCGAGCGTCAGGTTGGGGAAGTTGCAAAGCGTCAGTCTATCACAAACCCTAACACAATCATGTCCATTAAACGCCATATGGGTACAGACTACAAAGTAGAGGTTGAGGGCAAAGAAAATACGCCTCAGCAAATCTCTGCAATCATCCTTCAGCATTTGAAAGCTTATGCAGAAGACTACCTTGGCGAGCCTGTAACGAAAGCCGTTATCACGGTTCCTGCATACTTCAATGATGCAGAGCGCCAGGCTACTAAAGATGCAGGTAAAATCGCTGGTCTTGAAGTAGAGCGCATTATCAACGAACCAACTGCAGCTGCACTTGCATACGGTTTGGATAAAACAGATCAGGATCAGACAATTCTTGTATATGACCTTGGCGGCGGTACATTTGACGTTTCTGTTCTTGAACTTGGCGACGGCGTATTCGAAGTACGCTCAACTGCAGGTGATAACCGTCTTGGCGGAGATGACTTTGACCAGGTGATTATTGACTACCTTGCAGCTGAATTCAAAAAAGAAAACGGCATCGACCTTTCTAAAGACAAAATGGCTCTTCAGCGCCTTAAAGATGCAGCTGAAAAAGCGAAAAAAGATCTGTCAGGCGTTTCATCAACACAAATCTCACTTCCATTCATTACAGCCGGAGAAGCTGGACCGCTTCACCTGGAAGTAACATTATCAAGAGCTAAATTTGAAGAGCTTTCTTCAAACCTTGTTGAAAGAACTATGGGACCGGTTCGCCAGGCTCTAAAAGATGCAGGTCTATCTAAATCAGAAATCGATAAAGTAATCCTTGTCGGCGGATCAACGCGTATTCCGGCCGTTGTGGAAGCAATCAAGAAAGAGCTTGGACAGGAGCCGTCAAAAGGCGTTAACCCTGATGAAGTAGTTGCACTTGGAGCAGCGATCCAGGGCGGCGTTATTACTGGAGACGTTAAAGATGTTGTACTTCTTGACGTAACTCCGCTTTCACTTGGAATTGAAACAATGGGCGGCGTGTTCACGAAACTAATTGAGCGCAACACGACGATTCCAACAAGCAAATCCCAAGTGTTCTCAACAGCTGCCGACAGCCAGACAGCTGTTGACATTCACGTTCTTCAAGGTGAGCGTCCAATGTCAGCAGATAATAAAACGCTTGGCCGTTTCCAGCTTACTGACATTCCGCCGGCACCTCGCGGAGTGCCTCAAATCGAAGTATCATTCGATATTGACAAAAACGGTATCGTAAACGTGCGTGCAAAAGATCTTGGAACAAATAAAGAGCAGGCGATCACAATCAAGTCGTCTACAGGCCTAAGCGATGATGAGATCGAACGCATGGTAAAAGAAGCAGAAGAAAATGCTGAAGCGGATAAATTGCGCAAAGAAGAAGTAGAACTTCGCAATGAAGCAGATCAGCTTGTCTTCTCAACAGAAAAGACACTGAAAGATCTTGAAGGCAAAGTGGACGAAGCGGAAGTTGCTAAAGCAAATGAAGCAAAAGACGCTTTAAAAGCAGCCATTGAGAAAAACGAACTTGAAGAAATCAAAGCGAAAAAAGATGAGCTTCAGGAAATCGTTCAGCAGCTGTCAATGAAACTGTACGAAGAAGCTGCAAAACAGCAGCAGGGTGCTGAAGGTGCACAGGGCGCTTCTAACCAGGACGACAATGTCGTTGATGCAGAATACGAAGAAGTAAATGACGACAAGAAATAA
- the dnaJ gene encoding molecular chaperone DnaJ produces the protein MSKRDYYEVLGVSKSASKDEMKKAYRKLSKKYHPDINKEADASDKFKEITEAYEVLSDDQKRAQYDQFGHADPNQGFGGSDFGGGFGGFDDIFSSIFGGGRRRDPNAPRQGADLQYTMTIAFEEAVFGKETTIEIPREETCDTCDGSGAKPGTKPETCSHCSGSGQLNVEQNTPFGRIVNRRVCHYCSGTGKQIKHKCSTCGGAGKVQKRKKISVKIPAGVDDGQQLRVSGQGEPGVNGGPSGDLYVVFNVRPHEFFERNGDDIYCEMPLTFAQAALGDEIEVPTLHGKVKLKVPAGTQTGTKFRMKGKGVANVRGYGQGDQHIVIRVLTPTNINEKQKELLREFAEMSGGRPDEHEESFFDKVKRAFKGE, from the coding sequence ATGAGCAAGCGTGATTACTATGAAGTGCTTGGAGTAAGTAAGAGCGCGTCTAAGGATGAAATGAAAAAAGCGTACCGCAAGCTGTCCAAAAAATATCATCCTGATATTAATAAAGAAGCAGACGCTTCAGATAAATTCAAAGAAATTACAGAAGCATACGAAGTCCTTTCTGACGACCAAAAACGGGCTCAATACGATCAATTCGGCCATGCTGATCCAAATCAGGGCTTTGGCGGTTCTGACTTTGGTGGGGGATTCGGCGGTTTTGACGATATCTTCAGCTCTATTTTCGGAGGCGGCAGAAGACGCGACCCTAACGCGCCGAGACAGGGTGCAGACCTGCAGTATACAATGACGATTGCTTTTGAAGAAGCTGTATTCGGCAAAGAAACAACGATTGAAATTCCTCGTGAAGAAACATGTGATACGTGTGACGGATCCGGAGCCAAGCCCGGAACAAAACCTGAAACCTGTTCGCACTGCAGCGGTTCGGGCCAGCTGAACGTTGAACAGAACACGCCATTTGGAAGAATTGTCAACCGCAGAGTATGTCATTACTGCAGCGGGACAGGCAAACAAATCAAGCACAAATGTTCAACATGCGGCGGAGCCGGAAAAGTGCAGAAGCGCAAGAAAATCTCGGTTAAGATTCCTGCCGGTGTTGATGACGGCCAGCAGCTGAGAGTATCCGGACAGGGTGAGCCAGGCGTAAACGGCGGTCCTTCAGGAGACCTGTATGTTGTCTTTAATGTAAGGCCTCATGAATTCTTTGAACGAAACGGTGATGACATCTACTGCGAAATGCCTCTGACATTTGCACAGGCTGCTCTTGGAGATGAAATTGAAGTTCCGACTCTGCACGGCAAAGTGAAGCTGAAAGTGCCTGCCGGTACACAAACCGGCACCAAATTCCGCATGAAGGGAAAAGGTGTCGCGAATGTGAGAGGCTATGGCCAGGGCGATCAGCACATTGTTATCCGGGTGCTTACACCTACTAATATTAATGAAAAACAAAAAGAACTGCTGCGCGAATTTGCTGAAATGAGCGGCGGCAGACCGGATGAGCATGAAGAAAGTTTTTTTGATAAAGTGAAACGTGCTTTCAAGGGTGAATAA